A single Penaeus vannamei isolate JL-2024 chromosome 22, ASM4276789v1, whole genome shotgun sequence DNA region contains:
- the LOC138865721 gene encoding serine/arginine repetitive matrix protein 2-like — protein sequence MELQVKWNRKEDTDGEHQRVERRALLAWEGEGAGGEGGGITAEEALRPHRKRHARSYAHRKRHARSFAHRKRHARSFAHRKRHARSFAHRKRHARSYANTGSATQGPSPTGSATQGPSPTQEAPHMILRPHRKRHARSFAHRKRHARSYAHRGSATQGPTPTGSATQGPTPTGSATQGPTPTGSATQGPSPTQEAPCKVLRPHRKRHRRSYAHRGSATQGPTPTEEAPQKILRPQRKRHARSYAHRGSATRDPTPTREAPLKVLRPQRKRHSRSYALRKRHARSYAHRGSATRDPTPTEEAPQKILRPQEAPRKVLRPQRKRHRRSYALRKRHARSYTHRGSATEDPTPSGSATQGPTPTEEAPHEILRPHGKRHSRSYAHRKRHTRSYAHTGSATQGPTPTREAPHEILRPQRKRHTRSYAHTGSATQGPSPTQETWQQTMVSRPSHNVTKDRTIWKHTPFPHHPPCLIYVRLWFGEDYRSDQVRRGSSINFEGTEHLFPNMDIQRTFYDLYFINIDQQLKQ from the exons AACTGCAAGTTAAGTGGAATCGCAAGGAGGACACTGACGGGGAACATCAAAGGGTTGAGAGGCGGGCACTCCtcgcgtgggagggggagggtgcaggtggggagggggggggcataacAGCAGAGGAGGCTCTACGCCCACACAGGAAGCGCCACGCAAGGTCCTACGCCCACAGGAAGCGCCACGCAAGGTCCTTCGCCCACAGGAAGCGCCACGCAAGGTCCTTCGCCCACAGGAAGCGCCACGCAAGGTCCTTCGCCCACAGGAAGCGCCACGCAAGGTCCTACGCCAACACAGGAAGCGCCACTCAAGGTCCTTCGCCCACAGGAAGCGCCACGCAAGGTCCTTCGCCCACACAGGAAGCGCCACACATGATCCTACGCCCACACAGGAAGCGCCACGCAAGGTCCTTCGCCCACAGGAAGCGCCACGCAAGATCTTACGCCCACAGAGGAAGCGCCACGCAAGGTCCTACGCCCACAGGAAGCGCCACGCAAGGTCCTACGCCAACAGGAAGCGCCACACAAGGTCCTACGCCCACAGGAAGCGCCACGCAAGGTCCTTCGCCCACACAGGAAGCGCCATGCAAGGTCCTTCGCCCACACAGGAAGCGCCACAGAAGATCCTACGCCCACAGAGGAAGCGCCACTCAAGGTCCTACGCCCACAGAGGAAGCGCCACAGAAGATCCTACGCCCACAGAGGAAGCGCCACGCAAGGTCCTACGCCCACAGAGGAAGCGCCACACGAGATCCTACGCCCACACGGGAAGCGCCACTCAAGGTCCTTCGCCCACAGAGGAAGCGCCACTCAAGGTCCTACGCCCTCAGGAAGCGCCACGCAAGGTCCTACGCCCACAGAGGAAGCGCCACACGAGATCCTACGCCCACAGAGGAAGCGCCACAGAAGATCCTACGCCCTCAGGAAGCGCCACGCAAGGTCCTACGCCCACAGAGGAAGCGCCACAGAAGATCCTACGCCCTCAGGAAGCGCCACGCAAGGTCCTACACCCACAGAGGAAGCGCCACAGAAGATCCTACGCCCTCAGGAAGCGCCACGCAAGGTCCTACGCCCACAGAAGAAGCGCCACACGAGATCCTACGCCCACACGGGAAGCGCCACTCAAGGTCCTACGCCCACAGGAAGCGCCACACAAGGTCCTACGCCCACACGGGAAGCGCCACTCAAGGTCCTACGCCCACACGGGAAGCGCCACACGAGATCCTACGCCCACAGAGGAAGCGCCACACGAGATCCTACGCCCACACAGGAAGCGCCACGCAAGGTCCTTCGCCCACACAGGAAACGTGGCAGCAAACGATGGTTTCACGCCCATCTCATAACGTTACTAAAGACAGAACCATCTGGAAGCACACTCCATTCCCCCATCATCCACCGTGCTTG ATTTACGTTAGGTTGTGGTTTGGTGAGGACTACAGGTCAGATCAGGTTAGGAGAG GCTCATCCATTAACTTCGAAGGTACGGAACACCTTTTCCCAAATATGGATATACAACGGACGTTTTATGatctttattttatcaatataGATCAACAGctgaaacaatag